The genomic interval CTGCTCGAGCTGACCGGGCAGATCGAGCTCGACGCGGCGCGGACCGCGCTCGGTGCGCGGCAGCGCGACATGCAGCTTGCGTGCGGCCGGCGCCAGCGTCCAGCCCTGCAGCAGCAGCGAGATGATGACGACGACGAAGGCGACGTCGAAATAAAGATAGGCCTTCGACAGCCCAACCAGCATCGGGATCGATGCAAGAAAGATCGCGACCGCCCCGCGCAGACCGGTCCAGGCGATGAAGATCTTTTCGCGCCAGTTGAAGCGGAAAGGGGCGAGGCACACGAACACGGCCAGCGGCCTTGCGATCAGCATCAGCACAAAGGCGACCTCGATGGCGGGCAAGGCACTGGCGCCAAGCCGCTGCGGTGAGACCAGCAGGCCAAGGAGCACGAACATCACGATCTGCGCGAGCCAGGTCGCAGCGTCAAGGAAGGTCACCACCGAATTATGTGCGCGCGTCGGACGATTGCCGATGATGATGCCGGCGAGATAGACCGCGAGGAAGCCGGAGGCATGCATGATCTGCGAGCCGCCGAAGATCACGAGCGCGGCCGTGGTGACGAACGGCGCATGCAGGCCCTGCGGCAGCGCCACCTTGTTGAGCGCCACGACGACCAGACGTCCGCCGATCACGCCGACGACCGCGCCCAGCACGGCCTCCTGGATGAATTCGAACAGCACGCGGCTGGCCGTACCCGACCCCAGCGAGATGTATTCGACCAGCATGAGCGTGAGGAAGATCGCGAACGGATCGTTGGTGCCGGACTCCGCTTCCAGCGTCGCACCGACGCGCGGGCGCAGGCGCAGGCCCTGGGTGTGCACCAGCAGGAACACCGCGGCAGCGTCGGTCGAGGCGACCACCGCGCCGACCAGCAGCGACTCGGACCAGTTCAGATCGAGCGCATATCTGGCGAAGGGGGCGGTGACCAGCGCGGTCAGCAGCACCCCGACGGTCGCGAGCACCACGGATGGCGCGAGCACCGTGCGGATGCTCTGGAAGCGGGTGCGCAGGCCGCCGTCGAACAGGATCAGCGCCAGCGCCACCGAGCCGACCAGATAGGTCGTGCGCACGTCGTCGAACTGCAGCTGGCCGGGGCCGGAATCGCCCGCCAGCATGCCGATGGCCAGGAAGACGAGCAGCAAAGGCGCGCCGAAGCGCAGTGCGAGCAGGCTCGACAGGATACCGGCCATCACCAGGACGGCGCCGAGCAGGATAGCGATGCTGACCGAGTCGAGAGAGGCCATCCACCTTCACGTACAAATCATTGGTAGGGCATCCATATCGTCGCCACACTTCCGCGCCAACCCATTTCTGACCCGCGCGGCAATGTGGCTTGTTTTACGGCCTTACCGCGCATCACGAGCCGGTGTAACGGTGGTCCGCCCGCGCCGTTTGTGGGATTCTGCCGCAGGCCCTCGAATCAGATCCGCGTCCTCCAAGCCCCGCCCGACGAGAACCTTCCCATGGATACGACCACGCATGACGTCATGGAGTTTCTGCAGACGACCGCGCGGAGCGTCGGGGCGGAGATCGCCTCGCCCTGGTTCTATCTTCAGTTTGGTCTGATCCTGGCCGCAGCCGGGATCGCCTCGGCCACGCAGGCTGCGGTGCGGTCCAGGGTGGACCTGACCTCGCTCGGCATGGGCTGGCCGGCGCCGCTGCGGCACTTCATCCGCGTCATGGTCGGCAGCGCGCAGACCGCTGTCTTCACGCTGCTGGTGATCGTTTCGCGCGTGGTGATGTCCCATTCGACCTGGCCGAGCCGCAGCTACCTGTTGATGGTCGCGGCAAAGCTCGGCCTCGCCTGGCTCGTGATCCGGCTCGTGACGTCGGTGCTGCGCAACGCCTTCATCGTCAGGCTGGTGTCGATCACCGCGTGGTTCGTCGCCGCGCTCTCGATCATCGGTCAGCTCGACGGCACGCTTGAGGCGCTCGACTCGGTCGCGATCGTGCTCGGCGGCCTGCGGCTGACACCGCTCCTGGTGATCAAGGCCGCCCTGCTGCTGCTGATCGCGCTCTGGCTCACCAACATCGCCAGCAATTTCGCCGAGAGCCGGATCAACGCGACGACCGACCTGACGCCGTCGGTGCAGGTGCTGCTGGTCAAGATCATCCGCATCGGGCTGCTGTTCGTCGCGATCGTGATCGCGCTCGGCGCCGTCGGCATCGACCTGTCGGCGCTCGCGGTGTTCTCCGGCGCGGTCGGCGTCGGTATCGGTATCGGCCTGCAGAAGATCGTCGCCAATTTCATCTCGGGCATCATCCTGCTCGCCGACAAATCGGTGAAGCCCGGCGATCTCGTCACCATCGGCGACAACACCGGGCGGATCAGCGCGATGAAGACGCGCTACATCTCGGTCGCCGCAGGCGACGGCCGCGAATTCCTGGTGCCGAACGAGGATCTGGTGACGCAGAAGGTCGTCAACTGGACCTATACCGACAAGAACACGCTGGTGAAGATCGCCTTCGGCACCAATTACGACGCCGATCCGCGGCTGGTCTGCAAGCTCGCCGCCGCCACCGCCGCGGCACATCCGCGCGCCCAGAAGGGCAAGCCGCCGAACTGCATTTTGACCGAGTTCGCCGAGGCCGGCATGAAGTTCTCGCTGACCCTCTGGCTCGCGGACCCCGACGGCATGGACAACGTCAAGAGCGACGTGATGCTGGCGCTGTGGGAGGCCTTCAAGCAGGAGGGCATCCGGGTTCCCTACCCCGTCCGCGAAATCCGCATCCGCGGCGGCGCACTGCCGGTCGAAACTACCGTAGAAGTCCCGAGTTGAGGCGGTTTTTTGCCGCAAGGCCGCCACGCTCAGCTTGCATGAAGGCCCGCGATCATTAAATTAGGGCTGGAAATCAAGCGCTTGCGCCGCCAGAAGACCGAGACCTCATGAGCTACGTCGAAGCCACCGATACCTCCCTACGCAAGACCGGGCAGATCAAGCTGCACGGGCCGGGCGCCTTTGTCGGCATGCGCAAGGCGGGCGCCTTGGTCGCAAAGTGCCTCGACGCGCTCACCGACATCGTCAAGCCGGGCGTGCCGACCTCTGACATCGACGAGTTCGTGCGCGAGTTCGCCTTCAGCCACGGCGCCTATCCGGCGACGCTGATGTATCGCGGCTATCGCTATTCGACCTGCACCTCGCTCAACCATGTGGTCTGCCACGGCATGCCCGGCGACCGGCCGCTGAAGGAAGGCGACATCGTCAACATCGACGTCACTTTCATCGTCGAGGGCTGGTACGGCGATTCCAGCCGGATGTATGCGGTGGGCCCGATCGCCCGCAAGGCGGAGCGCCTGATCGAAGTCACCTATGAAGCGATGATGCGCGGCATTGCGGCGGTCAAACCCGGCGCCACCACCGGCGACATCGGCCACGCCATCCAGAGCTTTGTCGAACCGCAGGGCATGAGCGTGGTGCGCGATTTCTGTGGCCATGGCCTGGGGCGCATGTTCCACGACGAGCCGAACATCATCCATATCGGCCGGCCCGGCGAAGGCGTCCCGCTCAAGCCCGGCATGTTCTTCACCATCGAGCCGATGATCAATCTCGGCAAGCCGCATGTGAAGATCCTGTCCGACGGGTGGACCGCCGTGACGCGCGACCGCTCGCTGTCGGCGCAGTTCGAGCATTCGGTCGGTGTCACCGCGACCGGTGTGGAAATCTTCACGTTGTCGGAACGACACGGCGAGAAACAGATCGGGTGATCTCGCTACCGCTTCCGTCGCAGCGCCTATCGCCGGCGGCGGAATGACGATGGTGGTCGCTTGTAGGTCGCCGCAAAGGCGTCGTTGAATCGCCGAACGCTCCCGAACCCCGCGGCGAAGGCAATCTCCGCCAGCGTCATTCCCGTCTGATCGATCAAGC from Bradyrhizobium arachidis carries:
- a CDS encoding mechanosensitive ion channel family protein → MDTTTHDVMEFLQTTARSVGAEIASPWFYLQFGLILAAAGIASATQAAVRSRVDLTSLGMGWPAPLRHFIRVMVGSAQTAVFTLLVIVSRVVMSHSTWPSRSYLLMVAAKLGLAWLVIRLVTSVLRNAFIVRLVSITAWFVAALSIIGQLDGTLEALDSVAIVLGGLRLTPLLVIKAALLLLIALWLTNIASNFAESRINATTDLTPSVQVLLVKIIRIGLLFVAIVIALGAVGIDLSALAVFSGAVGVGIGIGLQKIVANFISGIILLADKSVKPGDLVTIGDNTGRISAMKTRYISVAAGDGREFLVPNEDLVTQKVVNWTYTDKNTLVKIAFGTNYDADPRLVCKLAAATAAAHPRAQKGKPPNCILTEFAEAGMKFSLTLWLADPDGMDNVKSDVMLALWEAFKQEGIRVPYPVREIRIRGGALPVETTVEVPS
- a CDS encoding potassium/proton antiporter, with product MASLDSVSIAILLGAVLVMAGILSSLLALRFGAPLLLVFLAIGMLAGDSGPGQLQFDDVRTTYLVGSVALALILFDGGLRTRFQSIRTVLAPSVVLATVGVLLTALVTAPFARYALDLNWSESLLVGAVVASTDAAAVFLLVHTQGLRLRPRVGATLEAESGTNDPFAIFLTLMLVEYISLGSGTASRVLFEFIQEAVLGAVVGVIGGRLVVVALNKVALPQGLHAPFVTTAALVIFGGSQIMHASGFLAVYLAGIIIGNRPTRAHNSVVTFLDAATWLAQIVMFVLLGLLVSPQRLGASALPAIEVAFVLMLIARPLAVFVCLAPFRFNWREKIFIAWTGLRGAVAIFLASIPMLVGLSKAYLYFDVAFVVVIISLLLQGWTLAPAARKLHVALPRTERGPRRVELDLPGQLEQQLVGYSVRPKSLYFRRGLIPSWSKPTLVIRNQSILTPAEADPIAPGDYIYLLAPPEKAESLDRFFVDMQPSTAPDPHLLGDFMVSGEHTLAELAGIYGVNVSEDAAKLTLADYFDIHLDRAPKEGAELVLDSIVLVARSISGGRVNVVGLRLPEDEETPAPVTRTQALRRKLADLWTSVAGV
- the map gene encoding type I methionyl aminopeptidase → MSYVEATDTSLRKTGQIKLHGPGAFVGMRKAGALVAKCLDALTDIVKPGVPTSDIDEFVREFAFSHGAYPATLMYRGYRYSTCTSLNHVVCHGMPGDRPLKEGDIVNIDVTFIVEGWYGDSSRMYAVGPIARKAERLIEVTYEAMMRGIAAVKPGATTGDIGHAIQSFVEPQGMSVVRDFCGHGLGRMFHDEPNIIHIGRPGEGVPLKPGMFFTIEPMINLGKPHVKILSDGWTAVTRDRSLSAQFEHSVGVTATGVEIFTLSERHGEKQIG